TGATGCAAGCACTGTAGGTCTCCATACTTACTTTTTCATGTAATTCAGTTACTTTAATAATATTCTTGAGATTTAGGTTTGATACTGAATGTTAGCCAtccattttgaatttttcattaaaaaatcaaactaatATCTGATATCATTTTTAGTGTATGTTtgtatcataacaaaattagttACGATATTAAACATAAGTCAAACTAATCTAAGAAACCGCCAACtttatatgtataaattagCACTATActggaagcttctagtattgtctgTAAAAAGAAATTTCCGCTTCTTTCTAGAACAGTccaattctacatgttctagaagactcttgaatgacctatTGTCTGCCAAGATCAttgtacattacaaaaatacCCTGAATTCTGTCTGATGCCTCCATACCAAAGTTTAactgagacattctggaatattctttAATCACAAGCAATGAATATccttagagaaaaaaaataactaaattGATGAATTTAATTTCTCTTACAATTCTTCTGATATGTAACATCATAAGAAATATCTTGACTATcgtttgttctttttttactcTTAAATTATACTGGCTGTGGGTAACATCTGAAATCTGAGTGTGTACTGTGTACTAAGTTAGAAGAAATAGTTGTTCAACTTCTTAAGCTTGAATAAACTTCCATATTGCATTGTATTTCATGGTTAAATGTTATTTTGCTTTATCAAGAAAATCTAAAATTTCAGAGAAAACAGCACAAAGTAATTTTTCATTGCAGTTTGCTACTCCTTGTCAAGGCACATatattgttgaattcaaatttgattgatagtattgtaaaatgtttttttagtgTTGGATTTCATTCATGTGATTTCTGAAAAATCATTCTGATCCTGTTTTCAGGACATGACAGCATCCATTCTTGAAGGCTTCAAATCTAAAATGGAGAAAGCTGGCATCTCCATGTTGATAAATGGTCACAATGGCACACCTGTCGGAGGTAAGGCTAGATTTTTTATAAAgacagctattaattatgactcttatgaaatttatttaaaattgcCAATGTCAAGCTCAATTACTTGTAAACTTAAGTTTTGTAGTAGGTGTTACATAAAGCAGGTGGTATGTTATCATGAGCGACTTTACgatcgactggtgatcctttcttaggaGTTAAAACCCACACCAATGAAAATTTTATGTATATCGtataccaaaagaaaggatcaccagtaaTTTGTTTAGTCACTCATAAATTACCAAAAGCTTTTTGAAACACCAAGTAATGTAACACTAAGCTTTGCAAATATTGATTAGTTCCTGGTTGATTTTAATAGAGTGTGTAtaacaataaatttgatttggtATTGCCATATTCAGCAATTGATTGCCAGTCTATTATTTGTAGAGCCCATTACTCCATACTTTCACTTATCTGTTTAAGATGAACAGAcactttttgtctcgcctgcatggcagtgcgagactataggcgccgcttttctgacggcggcggcgtcaacattgaaatcttaaccaaggttaagtttttgaaatttcatcataacttagaaagtatgtggacctagttcatgaaacttggacataagggtaatcaagtattactgaacatcctgcctgagtgtcagatcacatgaccaaggtcaaaggtcattcatgTGATATCCCCATATTAAAATGTGTCTCATGATATTTTATGCTATTTGGGATTAAAAGTAGAAACAGTAAgcataattgtaaaaaaaaatgggatgaaatgaaaatcaacattAATCCAATATTGGATACAATTTCATGTGTCCCTCTTTAATATGGAGAGCATCTGTCTGCCTTAGCCCAAGAAAATTACAGTGAGCACACTGAGCAACTTGTGGTTTTGTAGCCCTTTTCTCTCCCCTTTTATAGCCGTTTTATAGTCCTTTTGAAAAATGGCTAGGAAATGGTGAATTTTGCCCATTTAGTTTTCTCCATCGacttgtttacatgtacatgaaacagCCACAATACAGTGAATTTCGTCCACTCAGGAAAGCTTTGCCCACTTTGTAGGTGATCTGTTTTTAATATCCAGGAAAACTTTAACTACATGTAAGAAAATGTATGTTATATCAAGTTGGCTTTACAGAGATTTCGCATAATTTTATGCATACCTGTACATGTTTATAGATCTTATTCAGTCTTCATCATGAAAGGGAGCTTTTGGAATGCCTCAATATTTctctatttgtttgttttagtgGGTGCAGCCAGAAATCGGGCCATTGGAGCAAGTGGTGGACAATTCTTATGCTTTCTTGATGCAGTGAGTAAATTGGTTTGTAAGATAAAATTAACTGacacatatctacatgtatgttattcaTGATAACTGCAGAAGTAATATTTTATAATCGTATATTGTTGtgggaaacttaaaaaatagAAAGGCGTTTAATTTGATAGACAATATTGAATTCTGATTAGTGTAAGCTGATTGTGTGTCAGTGTGTCAAACaaagtggcccgtattctgaagtcggattTAACTTAAaatcgggtttaaagttgtggtttaagtatggatagccaattgttacataaatcactaacagtagagatatcatatttcagctcatttggctctaaaatcattcataattgtctaggaagtataaatagattattgccttcaccattgatgaatcaggaaagagcacagtaaacataagaaacatacaacttaataataaaaatttcaacacttttggctttccataattttagcacagagttagaccatgagttcagaatacgggtcaaTGTGCGTTCAACAATGTTCTTGATTGGCAGTTTTCATTCAGTGATGATTACAAACCTCTGTATTTTTGAGTGGTGGTttgattctctttttttgtgATAATTCTTCTCTTGTAGGATGATGTAATGGACAGCAGAAGAATTGAGATGCAGTTAGCAGCAGCTGTCTCAAGACCAAATGCTGTAAGTGGCTCATGGTTTATTTAtacattatgaatattttaaaaaaaaatcaaatactaTGAAGCCAAACTTCATTCGTTTCATACCTGCCAACATTAGAAATGTAACGTACATACTTGCAAAAACAtttcacagattttttttggttCAATTCTCTTCTTATCTTCCattgtaaaatgaatgaatctcATTTCTTTGCTTGCTGGTAACTCCTTTCTTCAGATTGTTGGTTGTCAGTTCAGACGTCTCCCTGTGGACTCTACCCCACGATTCACAGATTGGTGCAATAGACTTGAACAAGAACAGTTGTACACTCAGGTATGCAGTGCTTTAAATGTAAAATGCCATTTGGTCTTtgcccacttggtctactttcccTTTGGTCTAGTCCTATATGTGCTTTGTCTAAGACCAATAATTCATCCTCTTATATGATATACTTGCCATTTAGCCTATTAAACATTCTGTATAATTTCCAGTTAGGCTATATATATACTATCTTGTCTAATATCAACTTTGTTTAATGGATAGATGAACTgtttatgaaaaaagaaaatttgtttgACAAAGTGAAAATAGTAAGTAGACAGTACttaagtactactactactactactattactactactactactactactactactactactagttctactgctactactactacttcttctgctactactactactactactactactacttctactgctcctactactctactactactactactattactactagtactactatactactactactactattattattactactattactactactagtactactaatactatactactactactattactacttctactactactactactactactactactactactacttctactattactactactaattctacttctacatgtacttctactactactgctatgaCGACTGCTACTAATGCTGCTTCTACTTCTGTCAAATTCTGTTactatttctgtttctattgctactatttctactacttttactaGTGCCCCAAAACTTTCTTAGttgttgctgtttttttaattataataatttttttctataatttgtttttttcaggCATACACATCACATGGTCCAACAGTTGCCATGCCAACATGGTTCTGCTCAAGAGAAGTCTTTGACAAAATTGGAAAGTTTGATGAGAGTGGAAAGGTTAGTTCTGAAACTTTAACAGGGGAAGTGAACTGAACTATGACTGTATATCATAAATAGCTAGTCTTGAAATGTACATTTTGAGATTATAACTCTAAATAATTAATACAGACAATTAATTAGCCAATAATTATACTTATATCTATAGAAAAAAACTAAATGTTTTGAGTAGAAAAGTACTTGTTTTCCTACttgttaacataattattgtggGACCAattcattcagtagtgaattagtgtgttatcattcaagtgggatAGTATAAGACTACTCTGCTTAAGATATTGCTTTATGAGTAATAAACCTGGCCAGACTTAGAATCaaggacaaataatgagaaagttatgagcatttgaatattgcaatcactaatgctatggagatcctcacattggcaatgcgacaaggatgtgtgatgtcacatgtgaacaactttccctttgatggattataaaataccccctcaaaatgtctctttctgctttttcttgtggtgatacaaactctttatccatgatttattctttaaaaatctgtattacatgccctcctatagaaagaacacatgatctactgatagatgtgataaaagaggcaatttcagtgaaaatatatactaaagtaatggggagagttgttcacaagtgacatcatacATCTCTTTCGCATTTCCAATTTgtggatctccatagcattagtgatattcaaatgctcataaccttctcattatttgtccgacttttctcaaacttttgttgatctgtttctttgatttttctgttttcacacaagctatcttgttccaaaggtttcattctcctttaagattGTGGAAGTATCGTGTTGTAGCGAGCCAGACTCTAGACTTGTAATCAAAGGATAATGTGTTTGAATACCACCACAGCGTAGCATattttggcaaggcgtcaatccactgAAACTTTGCTGGTAAGATAGTCTATGTAgcatgcctagcaattgagacttggaactcttgttggagtgCTCTTgtggagtggagaaagtgctggaaatacattataagatttagcagatttcaattttttgtgaagttaattattattacccttttaTGTACTCAGGGTACACCGGAAGATCTGATCTTCTTCATGGCACATTTAAAAAGTGGAGGGGAGCTCTACAGAGTGAATGAAGTCCTGATGATGTATAGGTATCATCCTGGAGCTACCACTCACTCCGTTCACAGGTTAGACattgaatggatggatgaataaatgaatgaatgaacgatcGCATGAAAGAACGAACGAACAattgcatgaatgaatgaacaattGAACTATCGCATGAAAGAACGGACTAACGAtcgcatgaatgaatgaaagaacaaGCAAAGGATCgcatgaataaatgaacaaacGATCGCACAaaggaatgaatgaacaaacaaacaatCGCATGAAAGAATGAGTGAATGATGGCATAAATGAATGTCAATTAACAAACGAACAAAAGATCGCATGAAAGAACGAACTTACGATTttatgaatgagtgaatgaatgaacgatCGCATGAATGAATGGATACATTGTCTTGTCTTACAGCATCTAGAATCACATCAAAACTCccataataaatgaataaatgaatggatgaGATAATGAAATGAGTGAAGGGTTTGTTAGGTCTAGACATAGATTACCCATAAAGCACTCTGGCTGCGCCGTACATGTAGATGCATGCCATCAAGAACTTCCTGTATAGCAAACataatcttttttctttcacagggAGACGATCTGGGAGATCCAAGTATCTTCCTTGGAAGAGCAAGTTCTTTGTGGCTGGAATCAATTCACCATCTGGAATGCTGGTAAACAGGGTCGAAGGTTCTACAGAACGCTCAAAAATGAGAACAAACAAAAGGTATACTAAAGAATTGacaatttttatcataataagtAAAACGTTTTCTTTTAATGTCAACCTGAGCAGGTGGAGTTGTATATTCCAACCTTTCAGTTTACACCTTGTTCTTTAATCATGAGCAAGCTTATGGTTTCCACTGATAGTTGGTAGTTATTCCAGTGTACAGTTAACACATCTGTTTGAATCATGCCTTTGTGCGCTGtgcataattattttaattcaatttatttccacTTTAAAAAGCAACAATATATACAAATCGATACAATGTTCAATACATATAAGTATCGTGGGGGATCATAAAAAGCACAAATGATGGCTTATTAAAAATGACCCCTTACAGTATTATATAGAATTGTGACACAGCATTTGCTCCCGCGACATTTGCTTTGGTCTAAATGTCTCATAGAGCATAGGGTTGGAGTTTGGATTGTTTATagtttttggttaaaaaaatgtaaagataaggattagagtttatttagttttggaagtTAAGATTCATGTTTGGCATAATGTGCAGAATTTCCATCAGCGCAATTGTAATGGAATCATAATATTATGGAAGACATGATACTTCAGCAGGCATGCACCTAGGACCTCTTATCTTGAACAACCATGTTCACTCTGCTTGTATTAGCGTCATTGTTTGGCACCtgtatgaatgaataatttgtttCCTTTAATAATGTCAATAAACATAGGCTGTGGATGCAGTTGCGAATTTCTCttgaatgaattttttttttttttcttgaattttcaaAACCACAAACAACATAGAATAGCCAATTTCTATTTTTAGTCCCAGTGAATGTTTTATGAAGCTAATCGTACGTTACGAGCAACTTTATGAACGACCGATGACCCTCTCTTGTGGTAAACAATGTCCAGCAGACTTTCATTGTTGAATCAGTTGGTAGGAAAGGGTCATTAGCCATTCGTAAGGTCACTTGTaaattacaaacagctttatgaaacactcaccttggcctgtaacacaaagcttagcgctTGATCGTATTACTAACTTTCTAAGCTTTATTTACATTGCTTATTATATGCAATCAAGTGATCAAATTCGCAGCAATTGCCCTTACCCCCTTCCTACCTCATAGTTtcgtaattttttaaaatatttttctatttcaggTGAATGCATTTTGTGATGTTGATGAAAAGAAGATTGAGAAAGGAGTCTATATCTATGAAGAGAGCAAGGTGAGAGATTGTTGCTACTGCCTTgtaggtgaaaaaaaaatacatacggGGGCTCGGAACGATTTTTCAAAAGAGCCTGAAAAAACCCAAGTGCCCTGGAAATTccccattcattgcaatgttaaagcttaacCAAGATTGCAGATTTATTCAGTATTTGAAAaggagccccccccaaaaaataagaaaattactTTCGCCTCCTTGTGATTGAATGATCCATCAGACTAGGGCTGTCTGAAGTGACAATAAATAACTGACATTGTAAATTCATGAACAATTCAGTACAAAAAATAACTTGAATTAAGACAAATACATTTGTTATTTGTATGTGTATAGAATGCTTTGATATTGATTGTGAATATTCTTTAGGATGCGtatttagggacagtgattttccgtttctaaaaattgccttttccgtttcagaaaatctcaaattccgtttcagcatgtctggaaacggaaattccgtttccccatagactttgtgtacaagaaaaattgacaattccgtttacatagaaaaccaatacgcaacgagaagcgatgtcaaaatgctagcgctgctcaaaatttgcatctaccaatgtactaacatcgctttaaaatccattttaatcAAAGAGATTCGagctaaaataaaaattagggaaacataatcaacattaatatattctcacctttcatattattagcattattttatcgttaaatgggattttatcgctgatttggggacttttcggacattgttttgagcagtcgacgacttccgaatatccgccattttggatttgatgaatcaccgtgatcattatattatgaccaaacgcagagggcagcaacacacggccggattctgccttctatgcggacgtaagtgtaaactaatttggatacgatcgagtgatggagaggctcgagtgtagttacgatgtgttgattgtcacgattgttgttgcaaagtgagatcgtgttttttcagttgatattagtattttgttgaggatttgggattaatttctgttgcttttttgtgcattttgagaaaaaacatgttttctgtgattttccgtttgaaaagccactttccgtttcaaacagccgattccgtgaattccgtccgttttccgcgatcgcggaaaatcactgtccctacgtattgtaacaaataaataaacacataAATGTACAAATGTAAATTCGAGAACTCTATGTACTATCTTTGATCACAGTAATCTTTTCTATATAATTGCATTGTGTATTAGCTCTTTAATGACAACATTTTCTCATATCTTTTAACTCGGCTCTCATTTTCTTGGTAAACTTTCATCATTCATATTCTTGTTTTTTGGCAGAAGTCACCGAAACCAAGGGTTCCAATTGTTCACTTCTCTGATGCGATGCCACCTTTCATCATATGCATGAAGCAGGTATATATGTCATGTCCAAAGTGATTGATcctaatttatttcaaaattggaATTCCTAGCCTTGGTCGCCAAGTCACTTAGTCCAggattcaaaatcaaaatcagattcAATCATTTGCAATCCTAAAGGTCAGACAGGAATCGCCAGGGGAGAGCGtacatgaaaggacttgttggggTTTTTTCCTCCGAGTCCCATTTTTATTCAACAGTTACGATAAAACACTGCTTCTTGGCCAGTCAAagtcaaggaaagttgtcagatccgacaacttgtGGGACAAAAGTTTTAATGAAACACTATCATAAGGATTGCATTTGTTCATCAAGATGCTGCGATAAGGGCAGGCCTCGAAATAGGATTTTggggggcaaggccactttttgggggggcactttttcactgaggccaggcagcagagggcaccaaggccactttttaaggggcatgtaataaattataaACATGTACGGATATATCGGAGggagggggggtgtttcataaagctgttcgtaaacaactttacgaacgactggtgataccttcttgagctacatgtaattaaatgtgaatctgattagcacccaagaaagtatcaccggtcgttcgtaagttgttcgtaactgacgaacagctttatgaaacactcccattcAAAGTACTGTACTTACGCATCGCGCGCGCTCGCCAGGACAGTACAGCGCGTGCGACATTTGTGTAGTACACATACGGAGCTCGCGCTCGTCCATTCTTATGCTGCAGCTTACATAGCATATGTAAAGCGCGCTAGCGGCCGGCCGGCCAGCTGTGTATAGCTAGCTCATCGTTCGGCGCGGCTTCGGACTagactgcatacatgcactggacgtcgctggtaaagctaaggtattgaatactttttgagcgaggaaaacttttctccgatctcaaaaagtattcctcgctcagaaaaaaaggtgcagactttcaaaaggggcacattatatatcagaaaaagggcacatttatgagaaaaagggcaccacggccatataaaaaagggcacatttttagtggccgtaacttttagcaaaaagaagaagggcatgACGGCCAGTAATGGGGGCATCGACAGCCATGGCCGTCGATTATTTCGAGGCCTGTAAGGGTACCACTGTACCATGAAAACAGTCTTAATGAGCATAGCTGCCATGTGTTGCATGCTGCTGTGCTGACTGCTCTGCCCACTTGCTCTCAAGAATGCTCTTAATCATTGTGTTCAGCGAACCTCgatttttgtcaaatttaaaaCATACTTGAACCTTATGGCCCATATTTTCAGATGTTTTAATTGAATGATGGTTAATGCAGTTTTCTCATATTATCACACATCCCTTTAAGCTCCCTCTGCCAAAACCGTGCATttaattagatttttttaatgtactaGATGAAAAGCATGATTATGTACAAAAATTTGCATAGTCAATGGCTTTTTTTAGCATACAATTAGAGCCTTTTTGAGAACACCGGCCAATATCTTGGAGGAATATTGAGGCAGGGGCAATTGCTGGAGGATCAAATGTTGGGTCACTTCTGCAGTGATTGCTTTCTGAAGTATTTATGCCCCAAATAATGCAGTGTGTATTTATCTTTTCAGCTAAATTTGCATTTACTTCATGCAGTATTAGCAATTATGTAAGAAAGCTTCCATGTTTTACTTTTAATCCTGCTGTAGGATCTAACAGGAGGTGACTTTGAGAAAAACCTAGGatcactgaatcttcaagagggCAAAGACTACTACTTCTGCAGTTGACAAGGTCTACTACTTCTGCAGTTGACAAGGTCTAATTCTTTTGCAATTGTCAAGGTCTACTACTCGTACAATTGAAAAGGTCTGCTACTTCTACAGTTGACGAATTCTACTCCTGTAGTCAACAAGGTCTACTTCTGCAGTTTACTTGGTCTACTACTCCTGCAGTTGACAAGGTTCACTTCTGCTGTTGACAGTCTACTACTCCTGAAGTTGCTAAGGCTGACCCGCTGTGAGGTACATGTGTTGTTAGGTATCTCTGTAGCCTAATCTTTTATTGTAAAAACTTCATTACCTTGTTTTTCTCTTTCAGTATAGGATAATTTGGCAGGATTTCTATAAACAGCATTCCTTGATGAATGGCTGTCAATGAGCATACATTCTCTCCAGCTTGTCTTTTATTGTGGTAGAGCCAGGAATGCAACATGGTGcaagctttttaattcattaatatGATGTCGAATTCTGGTCCCATCCTCTTCACTTCATATGCTACCTGTAGAATCAATCAgagtattattttaaaaacgtttcaaaaattattaatatatttcCCATACCATATGCCCCTAACGTGCTCTCAGAGAATGTTAAATTGATGTCATGCGCtatattttttacaagaaaacaAGGGCCtaacacatttataaaaaaaaatcaatttttctaaGATTGCAAGAAATGCATCAATCAAACTGAAATACACTGTGGGTTCCAACAGATCATATCC
This genomic window from Lytechinus variegatus isolate NC3 chromosome 10, Lvar_3.0, whole genome shotgun sequence contains:
- the LOC121422291 gene encoding UDP-GlcNAc:betaGal beta-1,3-N-acetylglucosaminyltransferase-like protein 1 isoform X2, yielding MSTDDRNMSSHSRTGVVSIIMPVHNGEPWLTECLESVVSQTFNGSMELSVYNDASTDMTASILEGFKSKMEKAGISMLINGHNGTPVGVGAARNRAIGASGGQFLCFLDADDVMDSRRIEMQLAAAVSRPNAIVGCQFRRLPVDSTPRFTDWCNRLEQEQLYTQAYTSHGPTVAMPTWFCSREVFDKIGKFDESGKGTPEDLIFFMAHLKSGGELYRVNEVLMMYRYHPGATTHSVHRETIWEIQVSSLEEQVLCGWNQFTIWNAGKQGRRFYRTLKNENKQKVNAFCDVDEKKIEKGVYIYEESKKSPKPRVPIVHFSDAMPPFIICMKQDLTGGDFEKNLGSLNLQEGKDYYFCS
- the LOC121422291 gene encoding UDP-GlcNAc:betaGal beta-1,3-N-acetylglucosaminyltransferase-like protein 1 isoform X1, producing MSTDDRNMSSHSRTGVVVSIIMPVHNGEPWLTECLESVVSQTFNGSMELSVYNDASTDMTASILEGFKSKMEKAGISMLINGHNGTPVGVGAARNRAIGASGGQFLCFLDADDVMDSRRIEMQLAAAVSRPNAIVGCQFRRLPVDSTPRFTDWCNRLEQEQLYTQAYTSHGPTVAMPTWFCSREVFDKIGKFDESGKGTPEDLIFFMAHLKSGGELYRVNEVLMMYRYHPGATTHSVHRETIWEIQVSSLEEQVLCGWNQFTIWNAGKQGRRFYRTLKNENKQKVNAFCDVDEKKIEKGVYIYEESKKSPKPRVPIVHFSDAMPPFIICMKQDLTGGDFEKNLGSLNLQEGKDYYFCS